The following DNA comes from Terriglobia bacterium.
CTCACAGACACCGCCTGGCCGACTTTAACCAGAAACTGCTCGCGCTCATTCTCAAATTTCTCAACCTCGCATCCCACTCGCTCCCCGCTCCACCCCGCCGCTGCGCCGATTCTTTCCGCCGCCTGCCGCGTCTGTTCCTTAGACCACCCACCCGCCAGCGCCACCGGCACGCGCCGCAGCAAAACGTCACCCAGCGTGACCGCGCGTTCATTGCGCAGCGCATGCACGGCTTCGGCAACCATGTGAAGCGAGCCGTCGCAAATAGGAGCGCTCAGCCGTGCGTCTGTCGCCGCGGAACGCACAACGTCCACACCGGCGTGTCCAAACCAGCTCACTGCCGCGCGCGCCATTTCCGCGGTCACCTGCCCGCCCGCGCCCCCTTTGCCCAGACAAGCGCTCACCGCGCTCTCCACTTCGCCGGCCTGGGCCACGGCATCGAATTGCGGCTCGGCCACCTCAATCCCGATTTTGCGCGCGCACTCGCGCGCCACCGCCGCCGCGGTTGTCAACTTGCCCCCGATCACCGAAATCATTCCCGCGACTCCGTCGTCGCGATGGTCGTGCAGCACGTGCCGGCGCGTGATCGCCGCCAGCGGATTGCCCGGTGAGAACGGCAGCGGCCGCACTCCCGCCGTCGCATAGCGAATCTCATCGCGCCCCAGCGCAACCGCAGGGAAGAGCCGCTGCGCGGATGCCAGCAGGTAATCGATTTCCGCCTCGCTCGGCTGGGTGCGGCCGGGGTCGCCAGTGTCGTCCACCTCGGTCGTGCCCACCAGCAGTTCTCCATTCCATGGAATCACGAAGATCGGCCGTCCATCCATGGCTTCGGTGTACACCGCGCTCTGCGGCGCGCCCGGAAATCGCGGCAGCACCAGGTGCGAACCACGCACCCCACCGACCATGCGCAAATTGCGGATTCCGGCACAGCGCGCCACCCCGTCCGCCCACGGCCCGCTCGCGTTGATGACCCACTTCGCCTCGATGCGGAATTCGGTTCCATCCAGCCGGTCGCGCAACCGCAGCCCCCGCACGCGCCCGTCCGCCACTTCGACCTGCAATGCCTGCGTATAATTCCGCGCCTCGGCGCCGGCTGCCAGCGCCTCCCCCAGCCACTCGGCAACCAGCCGTTCGGGGAACTCGCACTGCGCGTCGTCGTAATCGAAGACGCTCCACCGCTCCCCGTGATCGAGCGTTCGCTCCAGCTGCGCGATGTCGTTGCCGGGCCTTGCCGCGTGCCGACCGTGCGTGAAACGGCGATAGAGCCACAATCCGAAGCGGACCTCGAGCGCACTGCGCCTTCCGGCCGGCAGCGCCAGCAGGAACCGCATCGGCCGGACCAGGTGTGGTTTCGTGCGCAGCAGGCGCTCGCGCTCGCGCAGCGATTCCCGCACCAGCCCGATCTCGCCGTGCTCCAGATAACGCAAACCGCCGTGAATAATTCTGGTGGACCGGCTGGTGGTGCCGGAAGCGAAGTCGTGCTGTTCGACGAGCAGGGTGCGCCGGCCGGCAGCGGCGCACTGGCGCGCCATGGCCACGCCGTTGATTCCGCCGCCGACCATGGCGATGTCAAAACTTTCGCCGTCCAGGGAACGGCGCCGATGGCTCTGATCCCGCACCTGGGCAGATT
Coding sequences within:
- a CDS encoding glycerol-3-phosphate dehydrogenase/oxidase, which produces MRDQSHRRRSLDGESFDIAMVGGGINGVAMARQCAAAGRRTLLVEQHDFASGTTSRSTRIIHGGLRYLEHGEIGLVRESLRERERLLRTKPHLVRPMRFLLALPAGRRSALEVRFGLWLYRRFTHGRHAARPGNDIAQLERTLDHGERWSVFDYDDAQCEFPERLVAEWLGEALAAGAEARNYTQALQVEVADGRVRGLRLRDRLDGTEFRIEAKWVINASGPWADGVARCAGIRNLRMVGGVRGSHLVLPRFPGAPQSAVYTEAMDGRPIFVIPWNGELLVGTTEVDDTGDPGRTQPSEAEIDYLLASAQRLFPAVALGRDEIRYATAGVRPLPFSPGNPLAAITRRHVLHDHRDDGVAGMISVIGGKLTTAAAVARECARKIGIEVAEPQFDAVAQAGEVESAVSACLGKGGAGGQVTAEMARAAVSWFGHAGVDVVRSAATDARLSAPICDGSLHMVAEAVHALRNERAVTLGDVLLRRVPVALAGGWSKEQTRQAAERIGAAAGWSGERVGCEVEKFENEREQFLVKVGQAVSVSSA